The genomic stretch ttagagtaacctaggtaggttatgtgaagtgctctaggggtaagtagtgtgtagccgatagaccctagcagccacccttactgtgacctagcttccggctagccagtataacctttcGTGTACTAATAGGTAACAatgttggcgaataaaatgtgtgagataataaaaacgtctagtcagcttgaaactaaaagtatagagagctgaactaatgtttagttagcctcataaaaatgtgtagagagctgataaaatgtcttaggagctagcaactacatgtcacatagctgcctaattgtctagtaagccttAAAATGTATAGTAAGTTTAATAGAATgtttaagaagctagaaactaaaggatagatagcttcgttaatgtctagatagcatttatgtctagatagcaccaatgtctagatagatttctattgtctagtccaaatactagtaagagtatcagagaatgtaaatgtgttcaatgtttatttaggatgtatagcaaatgcaaatttatagatcatcctgttctagtcctagtccctctgtcttaggggacaggcgtcgaggtcgacttatcttaagtaagggggtttgtgtgTCCCAGTACATttgtatataagtccccataaccagagtccctaggacgtcggggttcttcttaactagccagcccctagtcacctctcatctaggtattagttatctaatacATTTTCAGGATTTGTATACatatataggattgtacaagtgtatataaatggttaattacctatgcatagcgtaacgggacctgcgggtcacatgaccgggtgaactctatggttttatgcttgaagacctttggaggtccctgtgacgtttatctcccatcactccttgtaacggtgagcgacagttgattggaccagtaaaaacggccctgcccctgcccatataagggagcagcagcCATTGCTCACTCttttttcctcgtgggctgttgatggagaaggatctgcgctgctgtcatcagtgagtttaggcctgagccttggggcgacggctgatatctgctaaattgtgagtgtgtcaatccctaaacactctgcaagatcaccggaccttatctatcccctaaatccggatggatcttcgcaatattccctaattcagagactgtattcctgagactgttactgttcattggatgtaccgcaagcatttaagtaaagttatccaagttcaagtaccttgtgaaccttcagtcattttatgcatgcacctattgttactgggaagggtggcgataggcctatCGCCAACCTTCCTTCACTGAGcggccctcagcctggcgtcacgaactataaggttaacattaacccccaagggctaccacataggtAATCACTGGTCACAACCCCACCCACCACTGGTCACAGCCCCGTCCACCATCCGGTCTCCCGATCTGTGATGAGTGCTCAGTGCAGGTCCTGCCGGCTccaccaatcactggccgcagccccACCCACCATCTGGTCCCCGATCTGAGAGGAGCACTCAGTGCAGGACCTGCTGGCTccaccaatcactggtcacagccccGCCCACCATCCAGTCCCCAAATCTGAGAGGACCGCTCAATgaaggaagggtggcgataggccggagagttacctcagcatactagccctcagcctggcgtcacgaactatagggttaacattaacccccaagggctaccacataggtAATCACTGGTCACAACCCCACCCACCATCCGGTCCCCCGATCTGTGATGAGCACTCAGTGCAGGACCTGCCGGCTccaccaatcactggtcacagccccACCCACCATCCGTTCCCCCGATCTGTGATGAGCGCTCAGTGCAGGACCTGCCAGCTccaccaatcactggtcacagccccGTCCACCATCCGGTCTCCCGATCTGGGATGAGTGCTCAGTGCAGGTCCTGCCGGCTCCACCAATCCCTGATCACAGCCCCGTCCACAATCCGGTCCCGTGATCTGAGAGGACCGCTCAGTGCAGAACCTGCCGGCTccaccaatcactggtcacagccctGTCCACCATCCGGTCCCCCCGATCTGTGATGAGCGCTCAGTGCAGAACCTGCCGGCTccaccaatcactggtcacagccctGTCCACCATCCGGTCCCCCCGATCTGTGATGAGCGCTCAGTGCAGAACCTGCCGGCtccaccaatcactggtaacagccCCGTCCACCATCCAGTCCCCCTGATCTGAGAGGAGCGCTCAGTGCAGGACCTGCCGGCTCCACCAATCACTGGTCACCGCTCCGCCCACCATCCGGTCGCCCCGATCTGTGATGAGCGCTCAGTGCAGGCCAGCTGGCTccaccaatcactggtcacagccccGTCCACCATTTGGTCCCCGGATCTAAGAGGAGTACTAAGTTCAGGATCTGCCGGCTccaccaatcactggtcacagccccACCCACCATTCAGTCCCCCAATCTGAAAGGAGTGCTCAGTACAGGACCTGCAGGCTccaccaatcactggtcacagccccGTCCACCATCTGGTCCCCCGATCTGAGAGGAGCGCTCAGTGCGGGACCTGCCGCCTccaccaatcactggtcacagccccGTCCACCATCCAGTCCCTCTGAGAGGAGTACTCAGTGCAGTACCTGCCGGCTccaccaatcactggtcacagcggaGCCCCCTTTCATAACAAGAGAGAAGATTGAGGTGAAAAGGAGCGGGGGACCTGCGGGCTGGGAATAGGTAAGTaaattatctttaaaaaaaaacactggccaCCCCCTTTAATACTAGACATGGACCTGGGTGAGGATCAGTGATGCCCCCAATGGTTACACAACAATATTTGTAATGATGCCATGTTaggcatgggggtggggggggggggggctagagtGCCGGCGCTAAATGAGTCCAAGAACGAGTGAGTCTCCGGATCAGAGGTGAActatggaggacccctttaattacaATTCATAGTAACAGATATTGGGGGCAGAACCTTCGCCACTGAATAGCGACAACTCTGAAACCCATTAAATAAAGTGTCACCACTATGAAGCCCGAGCTGGTGTTTGGGGCCAATTCGTCATTTTACTGCAGTTAGTTCATCTTCCACGGTCTCAGCCTTGCTCTTCATATCATGGTGGTCACTTGCTGGGCCTCCTCGGGGGCAGCACCCACAGTATTTCCTGCACAGGTTCCTCCACAGTTTGGTGTATTGCCGGTGGCTTAATCCCAAAATAACCGGGACGATGGCGGCGCTGCCGCTCCCCACACACGTGAGGGTCAGGACGATCCAGATACTGATCTCGTATCTCTCTATGACCAGCACAGAGACCTGAAGGAGGGCGATGTAAGGAACCCAACAGATGAGGAACGTCAAGGAGAAGACCGCAATGCATTTGGCGTATCTTAGGTCCATCTGGCGCTCGATCTCCGTCACCACGTCCCGCTGCACCGAGCGATGGAGCTTCTTGATTTCCTTTAGCTGCTTCCTGGCCACGGACAGCAGTTTGATGGTGATGAAGCTCATGGCCAAGATGGCTGGGATGACCACCCCATAGGTCTCCAGGTAGATGTACGCATTGGGGAACACCTGCTTATAGGAGCACGTCTGGTTATGTCTCCAATTATTCCAACCGAGCAACGGGAGACAAGAAAACAAGAGGGGCAGAGTCCAGACCAGGAAGAGCGACAGAGGGACACAGCGGTGGAGCCAACTCTCCCGATAGTGCAGGGGGTAGATGATGCACAAGTACTTCTCATAGTGAACCATCAGCAGGTTGGCCAGGAATGAGAGGAAGAAGAAATTGGGAGAAATGAAGACCAGGAAACAACCAAAGTAACCCAGGTCCTTGGTGAACTTCATGCGGGGGATACAGGGCAGGAGGACCCCCGTGAAGAAGTCGGCAAACAGCAGGCTGAGGAAGAAGAAATGCGCCGTGTTGTGTAACTTCTTATTAAAGACGATCCCAATGATGATGAAAAGGTTGGAAAGGATGATGAAGGCCGAGAGCGGGCTGGACAGGAGGATGATCAGCTGCTCCTGGCTCTTATAACTGGATGACACATTCTGAGGCACATCTGACGCCATCCCTCCGATGGTCAGCGACTACGACATAACGGGGTCTGAGAACACTCTCCCTTCAGGTAAGGAAGGAGGAGACACAATGAGGATTCCCAATGGATTCACTGAAAGGAAGAAGAAGATATAGTAAGCAGGATAGAAGGACTATAAGGGACCAgcgggcactgatctaggaataatcacttatagggcactgatctaggaataatcacttatagggcactgatctaggaataatcacttatagggcactgatctaggaatagtcacttatagggcactgatctaggaatagtcacttatagggcactgatctaggaataatcacttatagggcactgatctaggaataatcacttatagggcactgatctaggaataatcacttatagggcactgatctaggaaaagtcacttatagggcactgatctaggaataattaCTTATAGGAAATtgatctaggaatagtcacttatagggcactgatctaggaataatcacttataggacactgatctaggaatagtcacttatagggcactgatctaggaatagtcacttataggacactgatctaggaataatcacttatagggcactgatctaggaatagtcacttatagggcactgatctaggaatagtcactgatagggcactgatctaggaataatcacttatagggcactgatctaggaataatcacttatagggcactgatctaggaataatcacttatagggcactgatctaggaataatcacttatagggcactgatctaggaatattcacttatagggcactgatctaggaatagtcacttatagggcactgatctaggaataatcacttatagggcactgatctaggaataatcagttacagggcactgatctaggaataatcacttatagggcactgatctaggaatagtcacttatagggcactgatctaggaatagtcacttatagggcattgatctaggaatagtcacttatagggcactgatctagaaatagtcacttatagggcactgatctaggaattaTCACTTATAGGGCATtgatctaggaatagtcacttatagggcactgatctaggattagtcacttatagggcactgatctaggaatagtcacttatagggcactgatctaggaataatcacttatagggcactgatctaggaataatcacttatagagcactgatctaggaataatcacttaaaagacactgatctaggaataatcacttatatagggcactgatctaggaataatcaatcacttatatagggcactgatctaggaatattgacttatagggcactgatcttaGAATAATCAATTAtgtagggcactgatctaggaataatcaatcacttatatagggcactgatctaggaatattcACTTATagagcactgatctaggaataatcacttatagagcactgatctaggaataatcacttaaaagacactgatctaggaataatcacttatagagcactgatctaggaataatcacttaaAAGACACTGATCTtggaataatcacttatatagggcactgatctaggaataatcaatcacttatatagggcactgatctaggaatattgacttatagggcactgatcttgGAATAATCAATTAtgtagggcactgatctaggaataatcaatcacttatatagggcactgatctaggaatattcacttatagggcactgatctaggaataatcacttatatggggcactgatctaggaatattcacttatagggcactgatctaggaatattcacttatagggcactgatctaggaataatcacttatatagggcactgatctaggaatattcacttatagggcactgatcttggaataatcacttatagggcactgatctaggactaatcacttatagggcactgatctaggaaaagtcacttatagggcactgatctaggaatagtcacttatagggcactgatctaggaataatcacttatagggcactcatctaggaataatcacttatagggcatTGATCTAGGAATAGTctgttatagggcactgatctaggaatagtcactgatagggcactgatctaggaataatcacttatagggcactgatctaggaataatcacttatagggcactgatctaggaatattcacttatagggcactgatctaggaatagtcacttatagggcactgatctaggaataatcacttatagggcactcatctaggaataatcacttatagggcactgatctaggaatagtctgttatagggcactgatctaggaatagtcactgatagggcactgatctaggaatagtcacttatagggcaatgatctaggaataatcacttatagggcactgatctaggaataatcacttatagggcactgatctaggaataatcacttatggggcactgatctaggaatagtcacttatagggcactgatctaggaatagtcacttatagggcactgatctaggaatagtcacttatagggcactgatctaggaatagtcacttatagggcactgatctaggagtagtcacttatagggcactgatctaggtataatcacttatagggcactgatctaggagtagtcacttatagggcactgatctaggtataatcacttatagggcactgatctaggtatAATCACTTaaagggcactgatctaggagtagtcacttatagggcactgatctaggaataatcacttatagggcactgatctaggaatagtcacttatagggcactgatctaggtataatcacttatagggcactgatctaggaatattcacttatagggcactgatctaggaataatcacttatagggcactgatctaggaataatcacttatagggcactgatctaggtataatcacttatagggcactgatctaggaatattcacttatagggcactgatctaggaataatcacttatagggcactgatctaggaataatcacttatagggcactgatctaggaataatcacttatagggcactgatctaggaatagtcacttatagggcaTTGATCTAGgtataatcacttatagggcactgatctaggaataatcacttatagggcactgatctaggaataatcacttatagggcactgatctaggaataatcacttatagggcactgatctaggaataatcacttatagggcactgatctaggaataatcacttatagggcactgatctaggaatagtcacttatagggcactgatctaggaatagtcacttatagggcactgatctaggaataatcacttatagggcactgatctaggaataatcacttatagggcactgatctaggaataatcacttatagggcactgatctaggaataatcacttatagggcactgatctaggaataatcacttatagggcactgatctaggaataatcacttataggccctgatctaggaataatcacttatagggcactgatctaggaatagtcgctgatagggcactgatctaggaataatcacttatagggcactgatcta from Hyla sarda isolate aHylSar1 unplaced genomic scaffold, aHylSar1.hap1 scaffold_282, whole genome shotgun sequence encodes the following:
- the GPBAR1 gene encoding G-protein coupled bile acid receptor 1 codes for the protein MASDVPQNVSSSYKSQEQLIILLSSPLSAFIILSNLFIIIGIVFNKKLHNTAHFFFLSLLFADFFTGVLLPCIPRMKFTKDLGYFGCFLVFISPNFFFLSFLANLLMVHYEKYLCIIYPLHYRESWLHRCVPLSLFLVWTLPLLFSCLPLLGWNNWRHNQTCSYKQVFPNAYIYLETYGVVIPAILAMSFITIKLLSVARKQLKEIKKLHRSVQRDVVTEIERQMDLRYAKCIAVFSLTFLICWVPYIALLQVSVLVIERYEISIWIVLTLTCVGSGSAAIVPVILGLSHRQYTKLWRNLCRKYCGCCPRGGPASDHHDMKSKAETVEDELTAVK